Proteins encoded by one window of Streptomyces sp. LX-29:
- the mqnE gene encoding aminofutalosine synthase MqnE — translation MDAGLKRELEEKVRAGERLTREDGIALYESDDLAWLGGLAHEVRARKNGDVVHFNVNRHLNMTNVCTASCAYCSFQRKPGEKDAYTMRIEEAVRLAKAMENENLTELHIVNGLHPTLPWRYYPRSLRALKEALPEVSLKAFTATEIHHFEKISGLSASEILDELIDAGLESLTGGGAEIFDWEVRQHIVDHETHWEDWSRIHRLAHSKGLKTPCTMLYGHIEEPRHRVDHVLRLRELQDETGGFQVFIPLRYQHDFVDMKDGKIRNRLQARTTMATGAEALKTFAVSRLLFDNVPHVKVFWVMHGVQTAQLALQHGADDMDGSVVEYKITHDADNYGTPDKLTREDLLDLIRDAGFRPVERNTRYEVIRDYPGPDPELRESPQPMRV, via the coding sequence ATGGACGCGGGGCTCAAGCGCGAGCTGGAGGAGAAGGTCCGGGCCGGGGAGCGGCTGACCCGCGAGGACGGTATCGCCCTCTACGAGTCGGACGACCTGGCCTGGCTCGGTGGCCTGGCCCACGAGGTGCGCGCGCGGAAGAACGGCGACGTGGTGCACTTCAACGTCAACCGTCATCTGAACATGACGAACGTGTGCACCGCGTCCTGCGCGTACTGCTCCTTCCAGCGCAAGCCGGGGGAGAAGGACGCGTACACGATGCGCATCGAGGAGGCCGTCCGCCTCGCCAAGGCGATGGAGAACGAGAACCTCACCGAGCTGCACATCGTCAACGGCCTCCACCCGACGCTGCCCTGGCGCTACTACCCGCGCTCGCTGCGGGCGTTGAAGGAGGCGCTGCCGGAGGTCTCGCTGAAGGCGTTCACCGCCACCGAGATCCACCACTTCGAGAAGATCTCCGGCCTCTCCGCGTCGGAGATCCTCGACGAGCTGATCGACGCCGGCCTGGAGTCGCTGACCGGCGGCGGCGCCGAGATCTTCGACTGGGAGGTGCGGCAGCACATCGTCGACCACGAGACCCACTGGGAGGACTGGTCGCGCATCCACCGGCTCGCGCACTCCAAGGGCCTCAAGACGCCCTGCACCATGCTCTACGGCCACATCGAGGAGCCGCGCCACCGGGTGGACCACGTGCTGCGGCTGCGCGAGCTCCAGGACGAGACCGGCGGCTTCCAGGTCTTCATCCCGCTGCGCTACCAGCACGACTTCGTGGACATGAAGGACGGCAAGATCCGCAACCGTCTGCAGGCGCGGACCACGATGGCGACCGGCGCCGAAGCGCTGAAGACCTTCGCGGTCTCCCGGCTGCTGTTCGACAACGTCCCGCATGTGAAGGTCTTCTGGGTGATGCACGGCGTGCAGACCGCCCAGCTGGCGCTGCAGCACGGCGCGGACGACATGGACGGCTCGGTCGTCGAGTACAAGATCACCCACGACGCCGACAACTACGGGACGCCGGACAAGCTGACCCGTGAGGACCTGCTCGACCTGATCCGGGACGCGGGCTTCAGGCCGGTGGAGCGCAACACGCGCTACGAGGTCATCCGGGACTACCCGGGCCCGGACCCCGAGCTCCGGGAGTCCCCGCAGCCGATGCGGGTCTGA
- a CDS encoding Lrp/AsnC family transcriptional regulator — MDAVDRQLIQALRENGRASYAELGRLVGLSGPSVTDRINRLEAAGVITGYRATVDAASLGLGVTALIGISLSDATDHEEVAQRLRELAEIEDCWFIAGDDSYMLKVRATDVDGLERTIRRLSGTKGVSRTRTTIVLSTKWENRVGELPENA; from the coding sequence ATGGACGCGGTGGATAGGCAGCTCATCCAGGCCCTGCGCGAGAACGGCAGGGCCTCATACGCGGAGCTCGGCCGGCTGGTCGGCCTCTCCGGCCCGAGCGTCACGGACCGGATCAACCGCCTGGAGGCGGCCGGTGTGATCACCGGCTATCGCGCGACCGTCGACGCGGCCTCGCTCGGCCTCGGTGTCACCGCGCTCATCGGCATCTCGCTCTCGGACGCCACCGACCACGAGGAGGTGGCCCAGCGGCTGCGCGAGCTCGCCGAGATCGAGGACTGCTGGTTCATCGCCGGCGACGACTCGTACATGCTCAAGGTGCGGGCCACCGACGTGGACGGGCTGGAGCGGACGATCCGTCGGCTGTCCGGCACCAAGGGCGTGTCCCGCACCCGGACCACCATCGTGCTCTCCACGAAGTGGGAGAACCGGGTCGGCGAACTGCCCGAGAACGCCTAG
- a CDS encoding UbiX family flavin prenyltransferase produces the protein MSGASGTPYAAAVLRALVQAGEAVDLVVSRASRLTLLDETGIAFRDAHWREDLRTWLARGADGTPDAFDVDVSAVRYWSAGDLAAGPSSGSYPAKGMLIVPASTACVAGVALGLSKDLLQRVASVTLKERRPLVVTVREAPLSGQTLKALVTLDEAGAVVVPASPAFYAGATHIQHLVDFVAGRVLDAAGVPHKLYRRWEGELGGGFADGSAGPAASAAAVGPAGPTGSMGPRGEDQR, from the coding sequence GTGTCCGGAGCGTCCGGGACGCCGTACGCCGCGGCGGTGCTGCGCGCGCTGGTGCAGGCCGGCGAGGCGGTCGACCTGGTGGTCAGCCGGGCCTCGCGGCTGACGCTGCTGGACGAGACCGGCATCGCGTTCCGGGACGCCCACTGGCGGGAGGACCTGCGGACGTGGCTGGCGCGCGGCGCCGACGGCACGCCGGACGCCTTCGACGTGGACGTCTCCGCGGTGCGTTACTGGTCGGCCGGCGACCTGGCGGCGGGGCCGTCCTCGGGGTCGTACCCGGCGAAGGGGATGCTGATCGTCCCGGCGAGCACGGCGTGCGTGGCCGGGGTGGCGCTGGGGCTGTCCAAGGACCTGCTGCAGCGGGTGGCGAGCGTGACGCTCAAGGAGCGCCGGCCGCTGGTGGTCACGGTGCGGGAGGCCCCGCTGAGCGGGCAGACGCTGAAGGCGCTGGTGACGCTGGACGAGGCGGGCGCCGTGGTGGTGCCCGCCTCGCCGGCGTTCTACGCGGGGGCGACGCACATCCAGCATCTGGTGGACTTCGTCGCCGGGCGGGTGCTGGACGCGGCGGGTGTGCCGCACAAGCTGTACCGCCGGTGGGAAGGAGAGCTCGGGGGCGGCTTCGCCGATGGCTCCGCCGGGCCGGCGGCGTCGGCCGCCGCGGTCGGTCCGGCCGGACCGACCGGCTCCATGGGCCCCCGGGGGGAGGATCAGCGCTGA
- the mqnP gene encoding menaquinone biosynthesis prenyltransferase MqnP, with protein MSAAEGVLGSGRPAESSGRVKAFLRLVMIEHSVFALPFAYIAALTAMLLWDGDIHWLRLLLVTVAMVGLRTFAMAANRIIDREIDARNPRTASRELVTGAVSVRTAWVGALVALVVFLGAAALLGPLCLALAPVAVVPMVVYPYGKRFTDFPHAILGLAQAMGPVGAWIGITGEWSWDAVVLGLAVGVWIGGFDLIYACQDVESDLAHGVRSVPARFGVPGALYGARVCHVVTTLLLGWYGVATDAGAFFWVGLAIVASAFLYEHSIVRPHDLSRLNRSFFTVNGFIGIALFLCALLDLLVRGLSV; from the coding sequence GTGAGCGCCGCCGAGGGGGTCCTCGGGTCCGGCCGCCCCGCCGAGTCCAGCGGCCGGGTCAAGGCGTTCCTGCGGCTGGTGATGATCGAACACTCGGTCTTCGCGCTGCCCTTCGCGTACATCGCCGCGCTCACCGCGATGCTGCTGTGGGACGGGGACATCCACTGGCTGCGGCTGCTGCTGGTGACGGTGGCCATGGTGGGGCTGCGCACCTTCGCGATGGCCGCCAACCGGATCATCGACCGGGAGATCGACGCGCGGAACCCGCGCACCGCCTCCCGGGAGCTGGTCACCGGCGCGGTCTCGGTCCGCACCGCCTGGGTGGGCGCGCTGGTGGCGCTGGTGGTGTTCCTGGGCGCGGCGGCGCTGTTGGGTCCGCTCTGCCTGGCGCTGGCGCCGGTGGCGGTGGTCCCGATGGTGGTCTATCCGTACGGCAAGCGGTTCACGGACTTCCCGCACGCGATCCTCGGCCTCGCCCAGGCGATGGGTCCGGTCGGCGCGTGGATCGGGATCACCGGCGAGTGGTCCTGGGACGCGGTCGTGCTGGGCCTGGCGGTCGGGGTGTGGATCGGCGGCTTCGACCTGATCTACGCCTGCCAGGACGTCGAGTCCGACCTCGCGCACGGGGTGAGGTCGGTGCCGGCCCGCTTCGGGGTCCCCGGCGCGCTGTACGGGGCACGGGTCTGCCATGTCGTCACCACCCTGCTCCTCGGGTGGTACGGGGTGGCCACGGACGCGGGCGCCTTCTTCTGGGTGGGCCTGGCGATCGTCGCCTCGGCCTTCCTCTACGAGCACTCGATCGTGCGGCCGCACGACCTGTCCCGGCTGAACCGCAGCTTCTTCACGGTCAACGGCTTCATCGGCATCGCGCTGTTCCTCTGCGCGCTGCTGGACCTGCTGGTGCGCGGCCTGAGCGTGTGA
- a CDS encoding menaquinone biosynthesis decarboxylase: MAYDDLRSFLRALDREGDLKRIKVEVDPYLEIGEIVDRVNKAGGPALLFENVKGSPIPLAMNVFGTDRRLLKALGLGSYEEISEKIGGLLKPELPHGVGGLREAFGKLGSMAHVPPKKVKDAPVHEVVLTGDQVDLDAIPALFTWPKDGGSFYNLGLTHTKDPETGVRNLGLYRLQRHDRRTIGMHWQIHKDSHNHYQVAARRGERLPVAIAFGCPPAVTYASTAPLPGDIDEYLFAGFLQGRRVEMVDCKTVPLQVPANAEVVLEGWLEPGKMLPEGPFGDHTGFYTPQEDFPALTIDCVTMRRRPLLQSIVVGRPPTEDGPLGRATERFFLPLLKIIIPDIVDYHLPESGGFHNCAIVSIDKKYPKHAQKVMHAIWGAHMMSLTKLIIVVDADCDVHNLHEVSWRALGNTDYARDLTVVEGPVDHLDHSSYQKFWGGKAGIDATAKWPEEGYTRDGGWPEMVESDPRIADRVTRRWKEYGL, from the coding sequence ATGGCTTATGACGATCTTCGTTCGTTTCTGCGGGCGCTTGACCGCGAAGGCGACCTCAAGCGCATCAAGGTCGAAGTCGATCCGTATCTGGAGATCGGGGAGATCGTCGACCGGGTGAACAAGGCCGGTGGACCCGCCCTCCTCTTCGAGAACGTGAAGGGCTCCCCGATCCCGCTGGCGATGAACGTCTTCGGCACCGACCGTCGGCTGCTGAAGGCGCTCGGGCTGGGCTCGTACGAGGAGATCAGCGAGAAGATCGGCGGGCTGCTCAAGCCGGAGCTGCCGCACGGCGTCGGCGGGCTGCGGGAGGCCTTCGGGAAGCTCGGCAGCATGGCGCACGTGCCGCCGAAGAAGGTCAAGGACGCTCCGGTGCACGAGGTGGTGCTCACCGGCGACCAGGTCGACCTGGACGCGATCCCGGCGCTGTTCACCTGGCCCAAGGACGGCGGGTCCTTCTACAACCTGGGCCTGACCCACACCAAGGACCCGGAGACCGGGGTGCGCAACCTGGGTCTGTACCGGCTCCAGCGCCACGACCGGCGCACCATCGGCATGCACTGGCAGATCCACAAGGACAGCCACAACCACTACCAGGTGGCCGCGCGGCGCGGCGAGCGGCTGCCGGTGGCGATCGCCTTCGGCTGTCCGCCGGCCGTGACGTACGCCTCCACCGCCCCGCTCCCCGGCGACATCGACGAGTACCTCTTCGCCGGCTTCCTGCAGGGCCGGCGGGTGGAGATGGTCGACTGCAAGACGGTGCCGCTCCAGGTGCCGGCCAACGCCGAGGTGGTCCTGGAGGGCTGGCTGGAGCCGGGGAAGATGCTCCCGGAGGGCCCGTTCGGCGACCACACCGGCTTCTACACCCCGCAGGAGGACTTCCCGGCGCTGACCATCGACTGCGTCACGATGCGCCGCCGTCCGCTGCTCCAGTCCATCGTGGTGGGGCGGCCGCCGACCGAGGACGGCCCGCTGGGGCGGGCCACCGAGCGGTTCTTCCTTCCGCTGCTGAAGATCATCATTCCGGACATCGTGGACTACCACCTGCCGGAGTCCGGCGGCTTCCACAACTGCGCGATCGTCTCGATCGACAAGAAGTACCCCAAGCACGCGCAGAAGGTGATGCACGCCATCTGGGGCGCGCACATGATGTCGCTGACCAAGCTGATCATCGTGGTCGACGCCGACTGCGACGTGCACAACCTGCACGAGGTCTCCTGGCGGGCGCTGGGCAACACGGACTACGCCCGCGACCTGACCGTCGTCGAGGGTCCGGTGGACCACCTCGACCACTCCTCGTACCAGAAGTTCTGGGGCGGCAAGGCGGGCATCGACGCCACGGCGAAGTGGCCCGAGGAGGGCTACACGCGCGACGGCGGCTGGCCGGAGATGGTCGAGTCGGACCCGCGGATCGCCGACCGGGTGACCCGGCGGTGGAAGGAGTACGGGCTGTGA